The following are encoded in a window of Solidesulfovibrio magneticus RS-1 genomic DNA:
- a CDS encoding SAM-dependent methyltransferase, with translation MPFAVYHAPPGLLTELVRELGDAVTAVRDPLVVADGPPRPCAFAANVWTDPAFIPVESVGDAARKLASVQRNWSLVPSGLFRRAALVAQKLPRVSAKPLAFGRPLPTAPLGAFTLWDENLLLASPTTSEPVPDGVYRFEEDKIGPPSRAYLKLWELFTRLGTAPRPGELCLDMGGSPGGWSFVLASLGARVFCIDKAPLADNVDKHPLVSWCPGSAFGLDPRHAGAVDWLFSDVICYPDRLYDWLSRWLTLGQCRRFVLTVKLQGETDPALLDRFLEVPGSRLLHLSANKHELTFVRLDDEEIG, from the coding sequence ATGCCCTTTGCCGTCTACCACGCCCCGCCGGGGCTTTTGACCGAACTCGTGCGCGAGCTCGGCGACGCCGTCACCGCCGTGCGCGATCCCCTGGTCGTCGCCGACGGCCCGCCGCGCCCCTGCGCCTTTGCCGCCAACGTCTGGACCGACCCGGCCTTTATTCCCGTGGAATCCGTGGGCGACGCCGCCCGCAAGCTGGCCTCCGTCCAGCGCAACTGGAGCCTGGTCCCTAGCGGCCTTTTCCGCCGGGCGGCGCTTGTCGCCCAAAAGCTCCCCCGGGTGTCGGCCAAGCCCCTGGCCTTTGGCCGGCCGTTGCCCACCGCGCCACTGGGAGCCTTCACCCTGTGGGACGAAAACCTGCTGCTCGCCTCGCCGACCACCAGTGAACCCGTGCCCGACGGCGTCTACCGTTTCGAGGAAGACAAGATCGGCCCGCCCAGCCGGGCCTACCTCAAGCTGTGGGAACTCTTCACGCGCCTGGGCACGGCCCCCCGGCCCGGGGAACTCTGCCTGGACATGGGCGGCAGCCCCGGCGGCTGGTCCTTTGTGCTGGCTTCCCTTGGGGCGCGGGTCTTTTGCATCGACAAGGCCCCCCTGGCCGACAACGTGGACAAACACCCGCTGGTCTCCTGGTGCCCGGGCAGCGCCTTTGGCCTGGACCCGCGCCACGCCGGAGCCGTGGACTGGCTGTTCTCCGACGTCATCTGCTACCCCGACCGGCTCTACGACTGGCTTTCGCGCTGGCTGACCCTGGGCCAGTGCCGCCGCTTCGTGCTGACGGTCAAACTCCAAGGCGAAACCGACCCCGCGCTTCTCGACCGCTTCCTTGAAGTGCCCGGCAGCCGGCTGCTGCACCTCAGCGCCAACAAGCACGAACTGACCTTCGTGCGGTTGGACGATGAAGAAATCGGTTAA
- the ptsP gene encoding phosphoenolpyruvate--protein phosphotransferase, producing the protein MIGIVVVSHSEKLAQGVLELASQMTRGAVPMQAVGGIDDPDNPIGTDPMQVLAAIEAVAATADDGVLVLMDLGSALLSAETALDFLDETVRAKVLLCSAPVVEGTVAAAVQATVGASLAQASAEARAALGVKIAQLAPLTGEAPETPSPAGAPAPVAPAAGQERTLALRIANKNGLHARPAAALVATAGRFAADIVVRKGEAAASAKSINQVALLGIKRGDDIIIAAAGPDAEAALAAIAALHADHFGERDEDVAEAPAAPPTAPQPAGDGVLAGAPASAGPAVGPAHVHRAGLPEITRRETDDPAREIARLDAALAQARAELEALSHRAARASDKAAAGIFEVHALLLGDDDLRRAAVARIEAEKVEAAYAWNAVMEETAAAYRKLSDGYMQARAADVLDSGTRVLRLLTGETAAPIRLARPSILVVGELSPSEAAGLDPALVLGIAAEAGGATAHAAILARSLGIPAVVGLGQGLRTVVQGQMLVLDGQAGTVLTAPDDAACRAAQDKRRAWTAAREAARAKGTAPAATRDGTVIPVMANIGGPADAARALTAGADGVGLFRTEFLFLERESAPSEDEQYAAYVAAAEAMAGRPVIIRTLDIGGDKPVAYLDTPREDNPFLGQRGARFCLARPALLRTQLRALWRAAAGRDIWIMYPMISDVAELRAVLAAQEAARRELAGEGIDVPAKVKTGIMIEVPAAAAMADKLAGLCDFLSIGTNDLTQYVMAADRGNPAVAGLCDSLHPAVLRLIARTCQAGAAAGIEVGMCGELAGEAKAAPLLLGLGLVELSMSAGLVPEVKEAVRGANLAACRALAQKALACDTAGEVRALLG; encoded by the coding sequence ATGATCGGGATTGTGGTGGTTTCCCATAGCGAGAAGCTGGCCCAGGGCGTCCTCGAACTGGCCTCCCAGATGACCCGGGGAGCCGTGCCCATGCAGGCCGTGGGCGGCATCGACGACCCCGACAACCCCATCGGCACCGATCCCATGCAGGTGCTGGCCGCCATCGAAGCCGTGGCCGCAACGGCCGATGACGGGGTGCTGGTCCTCATGGACCTCGGCAGCGCGCTCTTAAGCGCCGAAACCGCCCTGGATTTCCTGGACGAGACCGTGCGGGCCAAGGTGCTCCTGTGTTCGGCCCCGGTGGTCGAAGGAACCGTGGCCGCCGCCGTCCAGGCCACCGTCGGCGCGTCCCTGGCCCAGGCCAGCGCCGAGGCGCGCGCCGCCCTTGGCGTCAAGATCGCCCAGCTCGCGCCGCTGACCGGCGAGGCTCCCGAGACCCCATCCCCGGCCGGCGCGCCCGCTCCTGTCGCCCCGGCCGCCGGCCAGGAACGGACGCTGGCCCTACGCATCGCCAACAAAAACGGCCTCCACGCCCGCCCGGCCGCCGCCCTGGTGGCCACGGCCGGACGCTTCGCCGCCGACATCGTCGTGCGAAAAGGCGAGGCCGCCGCCTCGGCCAAGAGCATCAACCAGGTGGCGCTTCTGGGCATCAAACGCGGCGACGACATCATCATCGCCGCCGCCGGTCCAGACGCCGAAGCGGCCCTGGCCGCCATCGCCGCCCTGCACGCCGACCATTTCGGCGAACGCGACGAGGACGTTGCCGAGGCCCCGGCCGCGCCCCCAACCGCACCCCAGCCGGCCGGCGACGGCGTCCTTGCCGGCGCGCCGGCCAGCGCCGGCCCGGCCGTGGGGCCGGCCCACGTCCACCGGGCGGGGCTGCCCGAGATCACGCGCCGGGAAACCGACGACCCGGCCCGGGAAATCGCCCGCCTGGACGCGGCCCTGGCCCAGGCCCGGGCCGAACTGGAAGCGCTTTCGCACCGGGCCGCACGCGCCTCGGACAAGGCGGCGGCCGGCATTTTCGAGGTCCACGCCCTGCTCCTGGGCGATGACGACCTGCGCCGGGCGGCCGTTGCCCGCATCGAGGCCGAAAAGGTCGAGGCCGCCTACGCCTGGAACGCCGTGATGGAGGAAACCGCCGCCGCTTACCGCAAACTTTCCGACGGCTACATGCAGGCCCGGGCTGCCGACGTCCTCGACAGCGGGACGCGGGTGCTGCGTCTGCTGACCGGCGAAACGGCCGCGCCCATCCGTCTGGCCCGGCCGTCCATCCTCGTGGTGGGCGAGCTGTCGCCGTCCGAGGCGGCCGGACTTGATCCGGCCCTGGTTCTCGGCATCGCCGCCGAAGCCGGCGGGGCCACCGCCCATGCCGCCATCCTGGCCCGGTCCCTGGGCATCCCGGCCGTGGTGGGCCTGGGGCAAGGGTTGCGGACGGTGGTCCAGGGCCAGATGCTCGTCCTGGACGGCCAGGCCGGCACGGTGCTGACCGCCCCGGACGATGCCGCCTGCCGGGCGGCCCAGGATAAACGCCGGGCCTGGACGGCGGCCCGGGAAGCGGCCCGGGCCAAGGGAACCGCCCCGGCCGCCACCCGCGACGGGACAGTGATCCCGGTCATGGCCAACATCGGCGGCCCGGCCGACGCGGCCCGGGCACTCACCGCCGGAGCCGACGGGGTGGGGCTTTTCCGCACGGAATTTCTCTTTTTGGAGCGCGAGTCAGCGCCCAGCGAAGACGAACAATACGCCGCCTACGTCGCGGCGGCCGAGGCCATGGCGGGGCGTCCGGTCATCATCCGCACCCTGGACATCGGCGGCGACAAGCCCGTGGCCTATCTGGACACGCCGCGCGAGGACAACCCGTTTCTCGGCCAGCGCGGGGCGCGGTTCTGCCTGGCCCGGCCGGCGCTTTTGCGCACCCAGTTGCGGGCGCTTTGGCGGGCGGCGGCCGGGCGCGACATCTGGATCATGTACCCCATGATCAGCGACGTGGCCGAGCTGCGGGCCGTACTGGCCGCCCAGGAGGCCGCCCGGCGGGAGCTTGCCGGCGAGGGGATCGACGTGCCGGCCAAGGTCAAGACCGGCATCATGATCGAGGTGCCGGCGGCCGCGGCCATGGCCGACAAGCTGGCCGGGCTGTGCGATTTCTTGAGCATCGGCACCAACGACCTGACCCAGTACGTCATGGCCGCCGACCGGGGCAATCCGGCCGTGGCCGGACTGTGCGACAGCCTGCATCCGGCCGTGCTGCGCCTTATCGCACGCACGTGCCAAGCCGGCGCGGCCGCCGGCATCGAGGTCGGCATGTGCGGCGAGCTGGCCGGCGAGGCCAAGGCCGCGCCGCTGCTGTTGGGATTGGGGCTGGTCGAACTGAGCATGAGCGCCGGGCTTGTGCCCGAGGTCAAGGAGGCGGTGCGCGGCGCGAATCTGGCCGCCTGCCGCGCCCTGGCCCAAAAGGCCCTGGCCTGCGACACGGCCGGGGAAGTGCGGGCGCTTTTGGGCTAG
- the dhaK gene encoding dihydroxyacetone kinase subunit DhaK: MKKLINNVEDVVQEQLQGMALAHPELTVKFDPCYVVRADAPVKGKVALVSGGGSGHEPMHGGFVGKGMLDGACPGAVFTSPTPDQMYECAKAVDGGAGVLFIVKNYTGDVMNFETAAELVAAEGIKVQNILIDDDVAVKDSLWTAGRRGVGTTVLAEKIVGAAAEAGYDLDQCADLCRKVNQYGRSFGVALTSCTVPAAGKPTFVLGEDEVEMGIGIHGEPGTHRMPIKSVDEMTAYAAAQIIDDPAYTRVVREWDGQDWAEKTLTDAPFAKGDQVIAFVNSMGGTPVSELYAVYRKLDEVCKAKGLTIVRNLVGPFITSLEMQGFSITLLKADDEILKFWDAPAKTPGFVR, encoded by the coding sequence GTGAAGAAACTGATCAACAACGTGGAAGACGTCGTCCAGGAACAGCTCCAAGGCATGGCCCTGGCCCATCCCGAATTGACCGTGAAATTCGATCCCTGCTACGTCGTTCGCGCCGACGCCCCTGTAAAAGGCAAGGTCGCCCTGGTCTCCGGCGGCGGCTCCGGCCACGAACCCATGCACGGCGGCTTCGTCGGCAAGGGGATGCTTGACGGCGCCTGCCCGGGAGCCGTCTTCACCTCGCCCACTCCGGACCAGATGTACGAATGCGCCAAGGCCGTGGACGGCGGCGCGGGCGTGCTGTTCATCGTCAAAAACTACACCGGCGACGTGATGAATTTCGAGACCGCCGCCGAACTCGTGGCCGCCGAGGGCATCAAGGTCCAAAATATCCTCATCGACGACGACGTGGCGGTCAAGGACAGCCTGTGGACCGCCGGCAGGCGCGGCGTGGGGACCACCGTGCTGGCCGAGAAGATCGTCGGAGCCGCCGCCGAGGCCGGCTACGATCTCGACCAGTGCGCCGACCTGTGCCGCAAGGTCAACCAGTACGGCCGCTCCTTCGGCGTGGCGCTCACCTCCTGCACCGTGCCCGCCGCCGGCAAACCCACCTTCGTCCTGGGCGAGGACGAAGTCGAAATGGGCATCGGCATCCACGGCGAACCCGGCACCCACCGCATGCCCATCAAATCCGTGGACGAAATGACCGCCTACGCCGCCGCCCAGATCATCGACGACCCGGCCTACACCCGCGTCGTGCGCGAATGGGACGGCCAGGATTGGGCGGAAAAAACCCTCACCGACGCCCCCTTTGCCAAGGGCGATCAGGTCATCGCCTTCGTCAACAGCATGGGCGGCACCCCGGTCTCGGAACTCTACGCCGTCTACCGAAAGCTCGACGAAGTCTGCAAGGCCAAGGGCCTGACCATCGTGCGAAACCTCGTCGGCCCGTTCATCACCTCCCTGGAGATGCAGGGCTTTTCCATCACCCTGCTCAAGGCCGACGACGAGATCCTCAAATTCTGGGACGCGCCGGCCAAGACCCCGGGCTTTGTCCGCTAG
- the dhaL gene encoding dihydroxyacetone kinase subunit DhaL, translated as MPMTKTQLLAWIDKQNAVFCDKKEYLTDLDAAIGDADHGINMNRGFAKVMEKLPTVADKDLPTILKTVGMTLMSSVGGASGPLYGTFWMKGAMALDGKTEMTTADFKAFLEAAVGGIVQRGRPELGDKTMYDLWGPVLAAVKAAEDATPLAEVVAAALPVAEAALAATIPLQARKGRASYLGERSIGHPDPGATSSLFMLQTLREALG; from the coding sequence ATGCCCATGACCAAAACCCAATTGCTAGCCTGGATCGACAAACAGAACGCCGTTTTTTGCGACAAAAAGGAATACCTCACCGACCTCGACGCCGCCATCGGCGACGCCGACCACGGCATCAACATGAACCGGGGCTTCGCCAAGGTTATGGAAAAGCTCCCGACCGTGGCCGACAAGGATCTGCCTACCATCCTCAAGACCGTGGGCATGACCCTCATGTCCAGCGTCGGCGGCGCCAGCGGCCCGCTCTACGGCACGTTCTGGATGAAGGGGGCCATGGCCCTGGACGGCAAGACCGAAATGACCACCGCCGACTTCAAGGCCTTCCTCGAAGCCGCCGTCGGCGGCATCGTCCAACGCGGCCGGCCGGAGCTTGGCGACAAGACCATGTACGACCTCTGGGGGCCGGTGCTGGCCGCCGTCAAGGCCGCCGAGGACGCCACACCCCTGGCCGAGGTCGTGGCCGCCGCCCTGCCCGTGGCCGAGGCCGCCCTGGCCGCCACCATCCCGCTCCAGGCCCGCAAAGGCCGGGCCAGCTACCTCGGCGAACGCTCCATCGGCCACCCCGACCCCGGCGCGACTTCGTCGCTGTTTATGTTGCAGACGTTGCGAGAGGCGTTGGGATAG
- a CDS encoding efflux RND transporter permease subunit, with protein MNLPEICIRRPVGTALLTLALMLAGAIAFRLLPAAALPQVDFPTISVQAQLPGAEPETMATSVAAPLERQFGRIAGVTEMTSTSGRGSVQINLQFDLSRDINGASRDVQAAIAAARGELPSTLRQNPTYRKMNPADAPVMVLALTSPMVSRSAMYDVASTVLQQKLAQVEGVGQVFVGGGALPAVRVSVDPAKLAQQGLSLESVRGLIAKTTVNKPKGRIESGDTAYEIDVNDQLHKAAEYEPLILSYKNGAAVRLSDVATVTDSVEDVRTAGLVGGTPAVMIIVFRQPGANIIETVDNVRALLPELVASLPGDVNVSVEMDRSPPIRASLAEVEFTLALSCLLVIAVVWVFLGSFRATLIPAVATVASLVGTFAVMYLFDYSLDNLSLMALTIATGFVVDDAIVVVENVARYREAGMDPRQAAVVGSREVAFTVVSMSLSLVAVFIPIFFMGGMVGRLFREFAAVLSIAILLSLVLSLTATPMLCAVVFGRGAGSLGHGQARPGLFARAFAALARGYARALEAALGHPKTMLAATAAALCGAVWLYIIIPKGFFPEQDTGRLMGFIQASQDSSFQYMEGRLAEIVAVIKNDPDVESVTGFTGGGGGPGGGSVNSAQMFVTLKAQDKRPPIQVTLMRLRKSLAKLPGAQAFLMPAQELRLGGRPGKALYQFSLLGNDFAELTQWTPRVEEQLRKLPQVTDVIADQQARGLMTSVTVDRDAASRLGVSMADIDAVLYDAFGQSLAGVSYAEVNQYRVVLDADPRIWASPEGLRHVYVPGKDGKQIPLTTIAKVEDKLTPLSVYHQGQFPSATISFNLAPGVSLSQASDAIGQAAAGLGLPATIRTTFAGTAQALGDSLKNQPLLILAALVAVYIVLGVLYESAIHPITILSTLPSAGLGGVAALMAFKLDLSIIAVIGIVLLIGIVKKNGIMMVDFALEAERVRNLGPREAITEACRMRFRPIMMTTLAALLGALPLAFGHGAGFELRRPLGIVIAGGLVVSQIMTLFTTPVIYLYLDRLRWRFGGQRGNAHRGPGAASEENAR; from the coding sequence ATGAATCTGCCGGAAATCTGCATCCGTCGCCCGGTCGGCACGGCCCTTCTCACCCTGGCCCTGATGCTGGCCGGGGCCATCGCCTTTCGGCTCCTGCCGGCCGCCGCCTTGCCCCAGGTGGATTTTCCCACCATCTCGGTCCAGGCCCAGTTGCCCGGGGCCGAGCCCGAAACCATGGCCACGTCCGTGGCCGCGCCCCTGGAACGCCAGTTCGGCCGCATCGCCGGGGTGACGGAAATGACCTCCACCAGCGGCCGGGGGTCGGTGCAGATCAACCTGCAATTCGATCTGTCGCGCGACATCAACGGCGCTTCCCGGGACGTCCAGGCCGCCATCGCCGCCGCCCGGGGGGAGCTGCCCTCGACCCTGCGCCAGAATCCGACCTACCGCAAAATGAACCCGGCCGATGCGCCCGTCATGGTGCTGGCGCTGACTTCGCCCATGGTGTCGCGGTCCGCCATGTACGACGTGGCCTCCACCGTGCTCCAGCAAAAGTTGGCCCAGGTCGAGGGCGTGGGCCAGGTGTTCGTGGGCGGCGGGGCGCTGCCGGCCGTGCGGGTGAGCGTCGATCCGGCCAAGCTGGCCCAGCAGGGCCTGAGCCTGGAAAGCGTGCGCGGGCTTATCGCCAAGACCACGGTCAATAAGCCCAAGGGCCGGATCGAATCCGGCGACACGGCTTACGAGATCGACGTCAACGACCAGCTCCACAAGGCGGCCGAGTATGAGCCGCTTATCCTGTCGTACAAAAACGGCGCGGCCGTGCGCCTGTCCGACGTGGCCACCGTAACCGATTCGGTGGAGGACGTGCGCACCGCCGGGCTGGTCGGCGGCACGCCGGCCGTCATGATCATCGTGTTCCGCCAGCCCGGGGCCAACATCATCGAGACCGTGGACAACGTCCGGGCGCTTTTGCCCGAGCTTGTCGCCTCGCTGCCCGGCGACGTGAACGTCTCCGTGGAGATGGACCGCAGCCCGCCCATCCGGGCCTCCCTGGCCGAGGTGGAGTTCACGCTGGCCCTGTCCTGCCTGCTGGTCATCGCCGTGGTCTGGGTATTTCTGGGCAGCTTTCGGGCCACGCTTATCCCGGCCGTGGCCACGGTGGCCTCCCTGGTCGGCACCTTCGCCGTCATGTATTTGTTCGACTATTCCCTGGACAACCTGTCGCTCATGGCCCTGACCATCGCCACCGGCTTTGTCGTGGATGACGCCATCGTGGTGGTGGAAAACGTGGCCCGCTACCGGGAAGCCGGCATGGACCCCAGGCAGGCGGCCGTGGTCGGCTCCCGGGAGGTGGCCTTCACCGTGGTGTCCATGAGCCTGTCCCTGGTGGCGGTCTTCATTCCGATTTTCTTCATGGGCGGCATGGTGGGGCGGCTTTTCCGGGAATTCGCCGCCGTGCTGTCCATCGCCATCCTGCTGTCGCTGGTGCTGTCGCTCACAGCCACGCCCATGCTGTGTGCCGTGGTCTTTGGCCGGGGGGCCGGTTCCCTCGGTCATGGACAGGCCCGTCCCGGACTTTTCGCCCGGGCCTTCGCCGCCCTGGCCCGGGGCTACGCCCGGGCCCTGGAAGCGGCCCTTGGGCATCCCAAAACCATGCTGGCCGCCACGGCCGCCGCCCTGTGCGGCGCGGTCTGGCTCTACATCATCATTCCCAAGGGCTTTTTCCCGGAACAGGACACCGGCCGGCTCATGGGATTTATCCAGGCCTCCCAGGACAGCTCGTTTCAGTACATGGAAGGGCGGCTGGCCGAGATCGTGGCCGTGATCAAAAACGACCCGGACGTGGAAAGCGTCACCGGCTTTACCGGCGGCGGCGGCGGACCGGGCGGCGGCTCGGTCAACTCGGCCCAGATGTTCGTGACCCTCAAAGCCCAGGACAAACGGCCGCCCATCCAGGTGACGCTCATGCGGCTGCGCAAGTCCCTGGCCAAGCTGCCCGGAGCCCAAGCCTTTCTCATGCCGGCCCAGGAACTGCGCCTGGGCGGCCGGCCAGGCAAGGCGCTCTACCAGTTTTCGCTTCTGGGAAACGATTTCGCCGAGCTGACCCAATGGACGCCCAGGGTCGAGGAGCAGCTGCGCAAGCTGCCCCAAGTCACCGACGTCATCGCCGACCAACAGGCCCGGGGGCTTATGACCTCGGTGACGGTGGACCGCGACGCGGCCTCGCGCCTGGGCGTGTCCATGGCCGACATCGACGCCGTGCTCTATGACGCCTTCGGCCAGAGCCTGGCCGGGGTGTCCTATGCCGAGGTCAACCAGTACCGGGTGGTCCTGGACGCCGACCCGCGCATCTGGGCCTCGCCCGAGGGCCTGCGCCACGTCTACGTGCCCGGCAAGGACGGCAAGCAGATTCCCTTGACCACCATCGCCAAGGTGGAGGACAAGCTGACGCCCTTGTCCGTTTATCATCAGGGCCAGTTTCCCTCGGCCACCATCTCGTTTAACCTCGCCCCAGGCGTGTCGCTCTCCCAGGCCTCGGACGCCATCGGCCAGGCGGCGGCGGGCCTGGGGCTGCCGGCGACCATCCGCACCACCTTCGCCGGCACGGCCCAGGCCCTGGGCGATTCGCTCAAAAACCAGCCCCTGCTCATCCTGGCCGCCCTTGTCGCCGTCTATATCGTCCTTGGCGTCCTCTACGAGAGCGCCATCCACCCCATCACCATTCTGTCCACCCTGCCGTCGGCCGGCCTTGGCGGCGTGGCCGCGCTCATGGCCTTCAAGCTCGATCTGTCCATCATCGCCGTCATCGGCATTGTGCTGCTCATTGGCATCGTGAAAAAAAACGGCATCATGATGGTGGATTTCGCTTTGGAGGCCGAACGCGTCCGAAACCTCGGCCCGCGTGAGGCCATCACCGAGGCCTGCCGGATGCGCTTTCGGCCCATCATGATGACCACCCTGGCCGCGCTTCTGGGCGCGCTGCCGTTGGCCTTCGGCCACGGCGCGGGCTTCGAGCTGCGCCGGCCGCTGGGCATCGTCATCGCGGGAGGACTGGTGGTCAGCCAGATCATGACGCTTTTCACCACGCCCGTGATCTATCTCTACCTGGATCGGCTGCGGTGGCGCTTTGGCGGCCAGCGCGGAAACGCCCATAGAGGTCCAGGAGCGGCGTCCGAAGAAAATGCACGATAG
- a CDS encoding ATP-binding protein, which yields MSGREAIFDTTSRAGKSPDAACCSPCAADVASVAVNAAAPDDVIALRRRLSLLERHDGTAFLVFDREGRIREANPRAQRALGLDPAPAVAAHLRDIAAPGQPGQALVPECPDGDCGLVVPWRLRHADGDWIATDVLLGRLAGGEAGLTLAVFEDQTEARDLIAALVAAKEAAEAASQARDAFLANMSHEIRTPLNGLLGMLQLLEGTRLDDEQGEFVTTALDAGRGLLGVINAILDFSNAEGGALSFCRESYSPLSVLREVVGTFEAQARAAGLALTFSGDAALAQPVCGDAARLRQLAANLVSNAVKFTPKGSVAVRAERVDAPETGPMLRLTVADTGIGIPPHALERVFEPFTQIDDTLTRRYQGTGLGLAMVRRLAALMGGTVRLDSVPGVGTTAVVEAPLAPPAKAVEAPEPAAGRRLRVLVADDEPVCCFTAKRLVEYLGHEADCVSCGAQALDRLAEARFDVVLMDVCMARMDGLDAARRIRALGGPAGAVPIVALTARVLPADRQAIAAAGMDYFLAKPVDADELARVLAAVAAVPA from the coding sequence ATGTCGGGCCGTGAAGCCATTTTCGATACGACCAGCCGTGCCGGCAAAAGCCCGGACGCGGCTTGCTGCTCGCCCTGTGCGGCAGACGTTGCGTCTGTCGCCGTCAATGCCGCAGCACCGGACGACGTCATCGCCTTGCGCCGCCGCCTGTCGCTGCTGGAACGCCACGACGGCACGGCATTTCTGGTCTTCGACCGGGAGGGGCGCATACGCGAAGCCAACCCTCGGGCCCAGCGCGCCTTGGGGCTGGATCCGGCTCCTGCGGTCGCGGCTCATTTACGGGACATCGCCGCGCCCGGACAGCCGGGACAAGCCCTTGTCCCCGAGTGCCCGGACGGCGACTGCGGCCTGGTCGTGCCCTGGCGGCTGCGCCATGCCGACGGCGACTGGATCGCCACTGACGTGCTGCTGGGCCGTCTGGCCGGCGGCGAAGCCGGGCTTACCCTGGCCGTGTTCGAGGACCAGACCGAGGCCCGGGACCTCATCGCCGCGCTGGTGGCGGCCAAGGAGGCGGCCGAGGCGGCAAGCCAGGCCCGGGACGCGTTTCTGGCCAACATGAGCCATGAGATCCGCACGCCCTTAAACGGCCTGCTGGGCATGCTCCAGTTGCTGGAAGGCACGCGCCTTGACGACGAGCAGGGCGAATTCGTGACCACGGCCCTGGATGCCGGGCGCGGGCTTTTGGGCGTGATTAACGCCATCTTGGATTTTTCCAACGCCGAGGGTGGGGCGCTGTCCTTTTGCCGCGAATCCTATTCGCCGCTGTCGGTGCTGCGCGAGGTCGTGGGCACCTTTGAGGCCCAGGCCCGGGCGGCGGGGTTGGCGCTGACCTTTTCCGGCGACGCCGCCCTGGCGCAGCCGGTCTGCGGCGACGCTGCCCGGCTGCGCCAGTTGGCCGCCAACCTTGTCTCCAACGCCGTGAAATTCACGCCCAAGGGGTCGGTGGCCGTGCGAGCCGAGCGTGTGGACGCCCCGGAGACCGGCCCGATGCTGCGGCTTACGGTGGCCGACACCGGCATTGGTATTCCGCCCCACGCCCTGGAACGCGTGTTCGAACCCTTCACCCAGATCGACGACACCCTGACCCGGCGCTATCAGGGCACGGGGCTGGGGCTGGCCATGGTGCGGCGGTTGGCGGCGCTCATGGGCGGCACGGTGCGCCTGGACAGCGTTCCCGGAGTCGGCACCACGGCCGTTGTCGAGGCCCCCCTGGCGCCGCCCGCCAAGGCTGTGGAAGCGCCGGAACCGGCGGCCGGACGACGGCTTCGGGTGTTGGTGGCCGACGACGAGCCGGTCTGTTGTTTTACGGCCAAACGGTTGGTGGAATATCTCGGCCACGAGGCGGATTGCGTGTCCTGCGGCGCGCAGGCCCTGGACCGGCTTGCCGAGGCGCGCTTTGACGTGGTGCTCATGGACGTGTGCATGGCCCGCATGGACGGCCTGGACGCGGCCCGGCGCATCCGCGCCCTGGGCGGCCCGGCCGGGGCCGTGCCCATCGTGGCCCTGACCGCCCGGGTGCTGCCCGCCGACCGCCAGGCCATCGCCGCCGCCGGCATGGACTATTTTCTGGCCAAACCCGTGGACGCGGACGAGCTGGCCCGGGTGCTGGCCGCCGTGGCCGCCGTCCCGGCCTAG